The window CCGAGTAAAGCATGCCTGCTTGGCTGTGGAGTATCGACTGGTAATGCCATTCGCTTCGATTCTTCCTGGCACAATTTGATTCATTTTGAACTTGTTACTAGGACCTATTTACATTTTCGATCACAGATCTGAAGAATATAGCTTACTGGTACATTTTTTCTATTGAATCTACTACTAGAGCCATGACTTACCATCTTGAAAACCTGAACTCTTCTTTCAGGTGTAGGTGCCGCGTGGAAAACAGCCGACATTGAAGCAGGTACAACTGTAGCTATTTTTGGATTGGGAGTTATTGGATTATCGGTAAGATCTTGCAGCATTCCTATAAGTATCAAAGTTTCTTCATTCTTGTTGCATTGGATCTGCTATAGACCAACAAAGTATTGATAGAGGAGTGGAAAATTTAGGTTGCTGAAGGAGCAAGAATTCGTGGAGCTAAGACAATTATCGGTGTGGATTTGAACCCAGATAAAGTTGAAATAGGTAAATACTATTACATACTATTTGTGAAGTATTCAGCGTTCTGTTTATTCATCGTAATCTGGGAGTCTAAGTTGAAGTTATAATCCCCCATATTTGCTTTTCTTCAGGTAAAAAGTTCGGCATCACTCATTTTATCAACCCAAAGGAACTTGGGGGTAAACTTGCTAGCGAGGTATACATCTGATATTGTTCCTGCAATCTCCAATGTTTTTTTACTATATGGTATCAGCAACGACAGGGCCACTGCTTTTGTAAAACAGAGATTATTATGTATTGCAACTATGCTTTTTCACTATAGCCCAATATTCACAATTGGTTTGTTGATGCCAACTGCTTGCTCTTTTTCTGTACAAATCAGGTGATTCTTGGGATGACTGACGGGCTTGGTGCTGATTACTGCTTTGAATGCGTCGGCTTACCATCCCTATCACAAGAAGCATTTGCTTGCTGCAGAAAGGTTCGTCTCTTGAATTGCACACATTTTGATCTGTCCTATAGCATTTGAAAACAatatggaaagaaaagagaacttGCTGTTTTGCAGCTACTAAAAATATGAGATTTTCTGTACAATCTTTAACTTCAGGGATGGGGCAAGACCGTTATATTAGGAGTGGACAAGCCAGATGCAAAGTTTATCCTCAACTCCCTAGTGAATAATCATAGTGGGAAGACCGTCATAGGAGTCCAATATGGTGGTCTCAAGCCTAATATTGATATTGCCATTCTTGGAAAGCGTTATTTGGACAAGGTACTAAtcattttctaggctttatctTCCTAAGCATATTAACTTTTATAAGGTTTCTTCAAGATTCAAAAAAATTACATCTGTTCCTGATTGCTTAAATCTTGAACACCAATGCAGGAGCTTCAGCTGGACTTGTTTGTCACCCACCAGATCAAGCTCGAAGACATCAACAAGGCTTTCAAGTTACTTATTGAGGGAAAGTGCCTCCGGACTGTGATTTGGTTGGATCGGGAGAGGGCAAGTGCCGATGGTGTGACCTTTGATGAAATATAGATAGCTAGATTCACAAGTATTAGGCTTTGTTCTTTCGTATTTTCCCTCGAGGAATATGTTAAATGGTCTCATCTAATTGAGAACCATAGTTCTGAATTTGCTCAACGTTTGTTAAAGAAGCTCAAGTTATGGTCTTAAATTACAAGTACTATGCaccttcttttgttttctttgatgAGGCCCTCTTTCAATTTGTTCTGCCGTGGATGTtgattcttgaattattgggaTATGGGCATGCAATATGAGGATTCTCATTCAACCATCTGTAGAAGATTAATGTTTCTAGGCATCGTTCCTGTATTGCATATTAGCTAGAGGTATCAATCACAGTCCATTTGTATTGACTTATTCGAACCAAGTGAGCAAGCCAACAAGGGACGTAAGTAAGTGGACTTAAGGACACAAGGGACTTGGATATGCAATTTGCTTTGGAATGTGTTTAAATGGATAAGTCAATTATAGACCCTTTTAATTGATGGATGATGGGTTGACTTGTTTTATTCGTTTACattgatataaaaataattacaatttttgttaggttttaaaaaaataaatttgaatttctaATCTAATAACAATAGAATatgttgttatttttatttcaagTGAATCATAAATAGATAATATCCATATCCATTTAGTAAATAGGTATAAATAGATTGTTGAAACTCACTCGAATCACCTATTTTAATACCTCTATTATTACATAGGGACTATACTTGgccaaaataaaggaaaaaaacgAGAATTGGTAGAACTCTGCCCAAGATtcagaagaagaaaaatacCGCAAATCAAGTTTCAGTTCTCTTTCATCTCAAGTCtcaaaaatgaaaccctagtgtgcgcgcacatatatatataaggcgTGGCATTTGTTTTTTTGCCCATTTCTTAAGCAAAATAGTCTCATAAGAAACTAAGGGTagatttgataaaactgaaatttaaaaattgaaatctgaaatctgaaccaattaaattattaaattattgagTATTAAATCAAACATATTtcagtgtatatcacattacattcagtgataagtgaatagttgatcacttaattttgagagtaagttttgtctaaaaaaatttagcaccacttaattaattcagatgtttaatttttgattatcaaacggtctgaatatgttaagatctgattCTATTAACTTTAAGTACTGAATTGGGTTATCACACAGGGCCTAGGTTGTGATGCTCTTTTACCCGGTCGACATTTTCAGGATAAAAAATGATCGAAACGATATTTGAGGAAGATGCTTGGGCAAATTGATATTCCTTGATGGTTCATGTGAGAGTTGGCTACTTTCGAACGTGTGATATATAACCGTGCTGAAGGATTCCAAAACGTGTGATGTATAACCATGCTGAAGTATAATGAAAGAATTCCTTCAACAGCTAGACATCACTCATTGGCAGGCACGTTTAAAGCCTGAAAAATGATTCTTAGCTGGTGGAACTATTTTGGTTTACACGCCTTGATCTCTGattagaggtggcaaatcaatctacttaactaaatttacccatacccgtccatgaatagatgggcatgggtatcttaaatttttttatatgggtataaatgggttacccaataatacccatttattaaatgggtattattgggtaacccatcaaacccaattaacccatttaaaattctcttccccccaagtcttttcttttcccccaccttttttttttcaaaattttcattttgtcgtgatgttaactacttttgtttcattattattattattaatatttgttggttttattttattattttattttcttttagttttttaacttgctcattttttagcattaccaatttatgataaattttagcctaatttcttatctttataaaatgaaattttaaatttatgaaaaaatgttaggggttcaaaatttttggattaagtttttatattaatttttatagtacttagttcaaatttttatattcttattattcaattattaaataataggtaattttgtgacatagagtataaatgaaaaaaattgttaattaaGTTTATtcaacattataagtaaatatttaaaactaatgatgggtacaaagagtggtataaattagtaacttagtttgcaaaaatattGCAATTAGGCCCAACAGAGAGTCAACAAGTAAATGGATcatgctttttcctttttgggtaGATTAAACACATGATACCCATTAGATTTAGGATGGCTCTCTgctgccatttttttttttttaaggaaaactaGAAAAGCCTTGTGGACCTCGGGCGGATGCAAATGTGAACAATGATCTTTAAACAGCAGAAGTCCAATCTGCTATTCATGCAATACCCAGAGACAGGAGTCATCGCAGGCCAAATTCAAGATAAATTGACCTTGTAATTTGTATAGAGGAAAACTACTTATTACAATGGGATTATAAATACTCTTCCATTACTCAAAAAATGTGCAGTTATATCGACTCATGGGCTGGTCCATTAGATACCATTCTGCCAACCACTGATCAGCTGGGCAAAGAGGGCATCAGGCTCTTGCTGTATAGGCTGCTATCAACTAAAAATTGTTCACAACCTTTGATAAAGTGGTACTTTTACAACCCTCCAATACAATTTGCATGCCAaggtttcttttaattttccaTACATCCTCCTAGCTAGTATGATGCTTGTAAATTGATATCTCAAATTGCCATCATATCAAACTTTCAATTAAGGGTAGACATGaggttataaaaaaaaaaaaaaagaaaaaagaaggaaggtAGACAAGAGGTATTTTTGTCTTTCCCTCTGGCCATCTACTATTTGGGATGCACGGGTTACACTTTCTTCCCTCTATTAGTGTGTTTGaatagtaaattatttgagataatttttttaaaaaaatactgtagcacttttttttgATGTAACGTATGTAAGATAAAACGACGGTTGAAAATTGTGTTAGtaatataaacaaataaaattgtacaatttctttggaagtaaaaaaaaaggCCAGCGACTGTGGcaacaaataattttttaagtGTAACTGAAAGGTCTCAAAACTGGAACCTTTCATTACACTTTCTTCTTTTATCAGTTCTATGCCACTCAACCTATCCCTCCTGCCGACAAATAATTTCTCTCAAGACGTACCCCTGTTTGGAAGTTGAATTTTTTTGGgaatttgtctaaaactttactgtagaggtttttaaatttttttttgaaatgtgtagatttttgaatattttgaagtgtatagtttaaaaattttgaaattttttttgaaattactgtaattaaagtttttaaaaaacttgtaacagaCAAACTTAGACAAAAAACTTAGATTCCAAACAAGGCTGCATCAACTAGGTATGCCTTAAAAAGCCTTCAGCTTCCAAGCACTAAACCTTGGTATCCGTGGCATTCTGGTGATGATAATGAGGTAATCATTTTGCATTACAGTAGCTTTCATAAATTTAATTAGGTGGTTTTTCACTGTTTCTTGGATGTTATCATTTTGAAGATCTAAATTATGACATCTTGATTATGGCTAATTACACATGTGTGAATGAAGCACAAGATCATATACCATAAAATTTAGATATTATGTTACACTAATAtcacttttaagtttttatacatGTTAAGAGACTTTGCAATACTTGAATTTTATCACATTTCTATCACAtgatttatatgaatataatgTAAAATGTAAATAAGTGTTATTTTGCACATGAATTCATAAACTATATCCATATCATAATCCAAATTTATCACAAGGGTTAGTATAATTTGAATAGCTCAAGTACAAAAATTTTATTAGGTAATTTGAACATTAAATCAAGGTATatgaataatgcaaatgaaTGTGCAAAATACCAATTTTACATGCTATATTATTAACTACAACTAGCAccatatttacaaaaaaaaaaaaaaaaaaactttctttcTACAATTGTTTAAATTGTGATATTGCTTAtatcatttttcccttttttttttctttacaaattgtaaaacaaaatgaaatgcaaaaaaaaaaaaaaaaaaagagggcaaATAGGGGAAGTAgaattagaaaaaagaaaaaaagaaagaattatatatataattttttcccCCTCCTCAATTCTGACTCACCAGTCACTACCGCTCAATTAAAAAGCAAAACCTCCCACCAAAATCCCCCAAATCATCATTTCCTGCCCCCaaactcaaaaccctaatccaaCGATTTGTTCCTCTCGTCTTCCACAAATTTACCCCTTTTTTCTCAATTAATCCCCTCCATTTCCCGAATGATCATTCCCTGGTGAAAATTCACCTCACATTCTCCCAAATTTCCCCCAAAAAAAGTCCGTCACCGAAATGACAGACCCCCAGAGGCCAGCTGCGCCGTCTGCGGATAACAAAAACGCTCTTTTATCTCCGACAAGCTCCCGCTCCGTCACTGAGACGGTGAATGGG is drawn from Coffea arabica cultivar ET-39 chromosome 1c, Coffea Arabica ET-39 HiFi, whole genome shotgun sequence and contains these coding sequences:
- the LOC140035001 gene encoding alcohol dehydrogenase-like 7, producing the protein MAQTQEASKTAGKPIRCRAAVARKAGEPLVIEEITVAPPKARELRVRVLCSALCFSDIHFWRLKEPHGYYPRIFGHETVGVVVSVGEGVEDVKVGDTVIPSFLAYCGECPDCISIKSNQCSKLRFELSPYIRDGTSRFSDTKGETIYHFGYTSGFSEYTVVDITHVTKVDPAIPPSKACLLGCGVSTGVGAAWKTADIEAGTTVAIFGLGVIGLSVAEGARIRGAKTIIGVDLNPDKVEIGKKFGITHFINPKELGGKLASEVILGMTDGLGADYCFECVGLPSLSQEAFACCRKGWGKTVILGVDKPDAKFILNSLVNNHSGKTVIGVQYGGLKPNIDIAILGKRYLDKELQLDLFVTHQIKLEDINKAFKLLIEGKCLRTVIWLDRERASADGVTFDEI